The nucleotide window CCGTTACCACCTGACGCAGCGAGGTGTCGCGCACGTCGCCAGCCGCAAAGATGCCCGGGATTGAAGTTTGCAGTTTGGGGTCGGTAATAATCCAGCCAGCGGCGTCTGTTTGCAGCAGATCGTGCAGGAACTCGGCATTGGGCAATGTGCCGATAAAGATGAACACGCCGTTCAGTTCGATGTTACGCAGCTCATTGGTCTTCACATTGCGCACCACAATCTTTTCCACCATATCGCTGCCTTCAATGGATTCCAGCACGCTGTCCATAACGGGCACGATCTTGGGATTGGCCAGGGCGTGCTCTACCACCAGCTTGTCGGCGCGGAATTCATCACGGCGGTGAATAAGGTAAACCTTGGAAGCAAAGCCCGTGAGATAGCAGGCTTCTTCCACGGCGGTGTTGCCCCCGCCTATGACGGCCACTTCAAGGTCTTCAAAAAAAGCGGCATCACACACTGCGCAGTACGAAACGCCCATGCCCGTGTATTTCTTTTCTCCGGGGCAGCCCTGTTTGCGAAAATGAGCCCCGCTGGCCACGACGATGGCCCCGGCGGCAATTTCACTGCCGTCCTTGAGGGTTATTATTTTTTCTCCATCGCGAAC belongs to Desulfovibrio intestinalis and includes:
- the trxB gene encoding thioredoxin-disulfide reductase — translated: MEKRELVIIGAGPAGLSAAIYGKRAGLDTLVLEKGRPGGQILTTSRVENYPGIIDGTGTGLADAFRAHAEFFKAEFRSVSVQKLEVRDGEKIITLKDGSEIAAGAIVVASGAHFRKQGCPGEKKYTGMGVSYCAVCDAAFFEDLEVAVIGGGNTAVEEACYLTGFASKVYLIHRRDEFRADKLVVEHALANPKIVPVMDSVLESIEGSDMVEKIVVRNVKTNELRNIELNGVFIFIGTLPNAEFLHDLLQTDAAGWIITDPKLQTSIPGIFAAGDVRDTSLRQVVTAAGDGARAAMSAYSYLQF